One segment of Panicum virgatum strain AP13 chromosome 1K, P.virgatum_v5, whole genome shotgun sequence DNA contains the following:
- the LOC120690081 gene encoding receptor-like protein 52 isoform X1, whose amino-acid sequence MAPPRCACWLLRFLLLQLALLLPCSCLASTHQTAAGGEAALLLKIKSLWGDPPALAAWNASAAGVYCDWPRVGCDTAGRVANLTLASAGITGLFPNAIGNLSALTYLNLFNNSIFGAFPTALYRCTSIQYLDLSYNNLTGELPPDMGRSLGENLTTLVLDDNLFSGAIPPSLGSLKGLQTLCLSDNPFDAGELPASFKNLVNLTIFCAGNCNLVGEFPSSVLEMVELELLDLFNNALTGSIPPRLWSLRKLQILNLSYNNFTGDVVVDDGNGMAARSLTEMDISSNYKLTGSIPEAFGLLENLTLLYLMFNSFSGEIPASIARLPSLWDLELSNNQFTGTLPAEFGKHSNLGYLDVGDNALTGALPEGLCARGQFIYFRADNNHLNGSIPVSLANCATLQTLSLNNNQLTGAIPQDFCAGGGQLDYLGAENNRLNGSIPSGLANCATLRKLYLSNNQLTGIVP is encoded by the coding sequence ATGGCGCCACCGCGCTGCGCGTGCTGGCTTCTCCGGTTTCTCCTCCTGCAGCTCGCGCTTCTTCTTCCCTGCAGCTGCCTCGCGTCCACGCATCAGACGGCagcaggcggcgaggcggcgctgctgctcaagatcaagagcTTGTGGGGCGACCCGCCGGCGCTGGCGGCATGGAACGCCTCTGCTGCAGGCGTTTACTGCGACTGGCCGCGCGTGGGGTGCGACACAGCGGGGCGCGTCGCGAACCTCACCCTCGCCAGCGCCGGCATCACGGGGCTGTTCCCGAACGCCATCGGCAACCTCTCAGCGCTCACCTACCTCAACTTATTCAACAACAGCATCTTCGGCGCGTTTCCGACCGCTCTGTATCGCTGCACATCGATCCAGTACCTCGATCTGAGCTACAACAACCTCACCGGCGAGCTGCCGCCGGACATGGGCCGAAGCCTAGGGGAGAATCTAACCACTCTGGTCCTCGACGACAACCTGTTCAGCGGCGCCATCCCGCCGTCCCTCGGCTCGCTTAAGGGGCTTCAGACATTGTGTCTGTCGGACAACCCATTCGACGCAGGTGAGCTCCCAGCATCGTTCAAGAACCTCGTCAACCTAACCATCTTCTGCGCCGGTAATTGCAACCTCGTCGGGGAGTTCCCAAGCTCAGTGCTGGAGATGGTGGAGCTGGAGCTACTGGACCTGTTCAACAACGCGTTGACCGGAAGCATACCTCCGAGGCTATGGAGCCTCCGCAAGTTGCAGATACTGAATCTGTCCTATAACAACTTCACCGGCGACGTGGTGGTTGATGATGGTAATGGCATGGCTGCAAGGAGCTTGACTGAAATGGACATTTCGTCCAACTACAAGCTTACTGGAAGCATCCCTGAAGCCTTTGGGCTCTTGGAGAACCTTACACTCTTGTACCTCATGTTCAACAGCTTCTCGGGAGAAATACCGGCGTCCATCGCCCGTTTGCCGTCGCTGTGGGACCTAGAGCTGAGCAACAACCAGTTTACCGGGACACTGCCGGCGGAATTCGGGAAGCATTCGAACCTGGGATATCTTGATGTTGGTGACAACGCGCTGACGGGCGCCCTTCCAGAAGGGTTGTGTGCCAGAGGCCAATTCATTTACTTCCGCGCTGACAACAACCACTTGAACGGCTCAATCCCAGTAAGCCTGGCCAACTGTGCTACTCTTCAAACACTATCTCTAAACAATAACCAGCTCACGGGTGCCATTCCGCAAGATTTCTGCGCCGGAGGCGGCCAGTTAGATTACCTCGGCGCTGAGAACAACCGCTTGAACGGCTCCATCCCATCAGGCCTAGCCAACTGTGCTACTCTCAGAAAACTCTATCTAAGCAACAACCAGCTCACCGGAATCGTTCCTTAA
- the LOC120690081 gene encoding receptor-like protein kinase HSL1 isoform X2 has protein sequence MAPPRCACWLLRFLLLQLALLLPCSCLASTHQTAAGGEAALLLKIKSLWGDPPALAAWNASAAGVYCDWPRVGCDTAGRVANLTLASAGITGLFPNAIGNLSALTYLNLFNNSIFGAFPTALYRCTSIQYLDLSYNNLTGELPPDMGRSLGENLTTLVLDDNLFSGAIPPSLGSLKGLQTLCLSDNPFDAGELPASFKNLVNLTIFCAGNCNLVGEFPSSVLEMVELELLDLFNNALTGSIPPRLWSLRKLQILNLSYNNFTGDVVVDDASREKYRRPSPVCRRCGT, from the exons ATGGCGCCACCGCGCTGCGCGTGCTGGCTTCTCCGGTTTCTCCTCCTGCAGCTCGCGCTTCTTCTTCCCTGCAGCTGCCTCGCGTCCACGCATCAGACGGCagcaggcggcgaggcggcgctgctgctcaagatcaagagcTTGTGGGGCGACCCGCCGGCGCTGGCGGCATGGAACGCCTCTGCTGCAGGCGTTTACTGCGACTGGCCGCGCGTGGGGTGCGACACAGCGGGGCGCGTCGCGAACCTCACCCTCGCCAGCGCCGGCATCACGGGGCTGTTCCCGAACGCCATCGGCAACCTCTCAGCGCTCACCTACCTCAACTTATTCAACAACAGCATCTTCGGCGCGTTTCCGACCGCTCTGTATCGCTGCACATCGATCCAGTACCTCGATCTGAGCTACAACAACCTCACCGGCGAGCTGCCGCCGGACATGGGCCGAAGCCTAGGGGAGAATCTAACCACTCTGGTCCTCGACGACAACCTGTTCAGCGGCGCCATCCCGCCGTCCCTCGGCTCGCTTAAGGGGCTTCAGACATTGTGTCTGTCGGACAACCCATTCGACGCAGGTGAGCTCCCAGCATCGTTCAAGAACCTCGTCAACCTAACCATCTTCTGCGCCGGTAATTGCAACCTCGTCGGGGAGTTCCCAAGCTCAGTGCTGGAGATGGTGGAGCTGGAGCTACTGGACCTGTTCAACAACGCGTTGACCGGAAGCATACCTCCGAGGCTATGGAGCCTCCGCAAGTTGCAGATACTGAATCTGTCCTATAACAACTTCACCGGCGACGTGGTGGTTGATGATG CTTCTCGGGAGAAATACCGGCGTCCATCGCCCGTTTGCCGTCGCTGTGGGACCTAG
- the LOC120652390 gene encoding cytokinin hydroxylase-like, giving the protein MVFEDIRLAVGLHLSAGLLVGIPMLSIHHYEFKPECFAAQDGNGMYPLPSLFAAGRHPALLPFASGPRNCVGQVHALVEAKIVLAMMLQHFRLSLPGSLPVPAVRQVALPCGLFARAQAAMQTGERTSFDCFTRIDHYLAC; this is encoded by the exons atggtgTTTGAGGACATCCGGCTCGCCGTCGGCCTGCACCTGTCGGCCGGCCTTTTGGTAGGGATCCCGATGCTCTCCATCCACCACTACGAGTTCAAGCCGGAGTGCTTCGCGGCTCaagatggcaatgg tatgtacccgttgccatctctaTTCGCGGCGGGCCGGCATCCGGCATTGCTACCGTTCGCGTCGGGCCCGCGCAACTGCGTCGGCCAGGTGCACGCGCTCGTCGAGGCCAAGATCGTGCTCGCCATGATGCTGCAGCACTTCCGCCTCTCCCTCCCTGGCTCCCTCCCAGTGCCGGCAGTGCGGCAGGTGGCACTCCCTTGTGGGCTCTTTGCCCGTGCCCAAGCAGCCATGCAGACGGGCGAGAGAACTAGTTTTGATTGTTTTACAAGAATTGATCACTATCTTGCTTGCTGA